CAGAAACAGCGTATTGTGGCTGCGAAAGCGCGTGCATTCTTCGGTGACATCGACGCGATCGGCGAGCAAGGCCACCTCCAGTTCCAGGCGATTCGCGTCCAACTCTTTGGTTTGCACCATCTCTTTCACGCGCTGATAAAGCCGCTGAAATTCTTCGCCGCGCCGCGCAATCGACCGTTCTTCAATGATCACCAGTTTCTGTTGCAACGCTTCCACGCGGCTGCGCAAATCATTGGTGATTTCCAGGCCTTCGCGCTGGCGCATGTCATTGAGATTTCGCATGGCCTGCTGAATCGCGCTTTCCACGGTTTGCCAAACTTCCTCGGGCAATTCGTCGCTGCTGTCGGTGGTGAGAATTTCGGAAAAATGCAAGAGATGATCGATCGTGACTTCGCCGGAGAGGCCCAGATCGTCACGCAACTTCTCGAGCAACTGCTTGTGATAGGAGGCTGCTTCCATGTCCAAGCGCAGCCCCAGGCCGGTGTCGCGCTCGCTTTTGAGATTGACCACGAGATTGATGCGGCCGCGCGATACGAAT
The DNA window shown above is from Cytophagia bacterium CHB2 and carries:
- a CDS encoding YicC family protein; its protein translation is MKDNNLAFTRTIVIHRNGKFMITSMTGYGQGEFKRNGYESFVEVRAVNHRFLDVSMRLPRALSVYEETVKEMVRKFVSRGRINLVVNLKSERDTGLGLRLDMEAASYHKQLLEKLRDDLGLSGEVTIDHLLHFSEILTTDSSDELPEEVWQTVESAIQQAMRNLNDMRQREGLEITNDLRSRVEALQQKLVIIEERSIARRGEEFQRLYQRVKEMVQTKELDANRLELEVALLADRVDVTEECTRFRSHNTLFLEALAEEAPAGRKLNFLLQEMNREANTIGAKANDAKIAHLVVEIKEEVEKLREQIQNIE